The Algoriphagus sanaruensis genome window below encodes:
- a CDS encoding DUF1015 domain-containing protein, translating to MAEILPLKAWRYHDRFLEELDHLMSPLFDVISSKQREILYQNPFNSIHLSVPQGDDSLILAKERLLNWKKEQVIVQDPVPGIYVYYQYFRVSGDQKERCRKGFIAQIKAYDWEEKIILRHEDTRVAAVQDRIDLLHATEIQSSPTHGLFVDPLKELEVHMDEAISQPLYELEDYQGVREVLGVIQDPEIIKIFIHTLKDQPIILADGHHRMEASIQYRMSKKENLTNSLWKASDYHLMYLTPVGGNDLMVLPTHRLFYGEISSQEKFLEKLSEWFQIRGFEDGEEFSTYSFTKPWSFGLIFHDRSYLIRLKPEKWQEVRPELPDSLRRVDLVILHDLVFDKVLGINSKKQKTTTEIGYERNFARCLHEVQSGKASFAIITREIEMDQILEVCKSGHVLPQKSTYFYPKTLGGLLFASINQEEFDYDYSIFLS from the coding sequence ATGGCAGAAATTTTACCACTAAAAGCCTGGAGATATCACGATCGATTTCTCGAGGAATTAGATCATTTAATGTCTCCCTTGTTTGATGTGATTTCCAGCAAGCAACGGGAGATTTTATACCAAAATCCATTCAATAGCATTCATTTATCTGTTCCTCAAGGAGATGATTCTTTGATTTTAGCTAAAGAAAGACTTCTCAACTGGAAAAAAGAACAGGTAATTGTTCAAGATCCTGTCCCAGGAATCTATGTCTATTACCAATATTTTCGGGTTTCTGGTGATCAGAAAGAGCGATGCCGTAAAGGTTTTATTGCTCAGATAAAAGCCTATGACTGGGAGGAAAAGATCATCTTAAGGCATGAAGACACTCGCGTAGCCGCAGTCCAGGATCGAATAGATCTCTTGCACGCGACAGAAATTCAATCCAGCCCAACTCATGGTTTGTTTGTTGACCCTCTGAAAGAATTGGAAGTTCACATGGATGAAGCCATTTCCCAACCTTTGTATGAATTGGAGGATTATCAGGGAGTGCGTGAAGTTTTAGGGGTTATTCAGGATCCTGAAATCATCAAAATATTTATCCATACGCTCAAAGATCAACCCATCATCCTGGCAGACGGTCATCATCGAATGGAAGCCTCCATTCAATATAGGATGAGCAAAAAAGAGAATCTGACTAATAGTCTTTGGAAGGCCTCTGATTACCATTTAATGTATTTGACTCCGGTTGGAGGGAATGATTTAATGGTGCTACCCACGCATCGGCTGTTTTATGGGGAGATTTCAAGCCAAGAAAAATTTCTTGAGAAACTATCTGAATGGTTTCAAATCCGTGGTTTTGAGGATGGAGAAGAGTTTTCTACCTATTCCTTTACCAAGCCATGGTCTTTCGGCTTAATTTTCCATGATCGATCCTATTTGATCCGATTGAAGCCAGAAAAATGGCAGGAGGTTCGCCCAGAATTACCTGATTCCCTTCGACGAGTGGATTTGGTTATTCTTCATGATCTTGTTTTTGATAAGGTATTGGGAATTAATTCCAAGAAGCAAAAAACCACCACAGAAATTGGATACGAGCGAAATTTTGCTCGCTGCCTACACGAAGTCCAATCTGGAAAGGCAAGTTTTGCGATCATTACCCGCGAAATCGAAATGGATCAAATTCTGGAGGTTTGTAAATCCGGACACGTATTGCCGCAAAAATCCACCTATTTTTATCCAAAAACCCTCGGAGGGTTGTTATTTGCAAGCATCAACCAAGAAGAGTTTGACTATGACTACAGCATCTTTCTTAGCTAA
- a CDS encoding Maf family nucleotide pyrophosphatase — protein sequence MTTASFLANLKDKKVILGSNSPRRKELLGGLEVDFEVRVNPVDETVPADIPAEFVAAYLSKLKAENFPALQDNEILITADTVVIHEGKILGKPNSDQEAFEMIKSLSGSTHLVMTAVTIMDRLKRITLEDEAKVTFRFLEEEEIWHYIKKYQPFDKAGAYGIQEWIGFIGVSAIEGSYFTVMGFPQHLVYQQLKKW from the coding sequence ATGACTACAGCATCTTTCTTAGCTAATCTAAAGGATAAAAAAGTGATCCTGGGTTCTAATTCTCCACGACGAAAAGAGCTGCTCGGTGGATTGGAAGTTGATTTTGAAGTTAGAGTCAATCCGGTGGATGAGACTGTCCCAGCTGATATTCCTGCTGAGTTTGTAGCTGCTTATCTATCCAAACTCAAAGCAGAAAACTTCCCCGCTCTTCAAGACAATGAGATTTTGATCACAGCGGATACGGTGGTGATTCATGAGGGGAAAATTTTAGGAAAACCCAATTCTGACCAAGAGGCTTTTGAAATGATCAAAAGCTTATCTGGCTCTACACATTTAGTGATGACCGCGGTAACCATTATGGATCGACTGAAAAGAATCACACTTGAGGATGAGGCAAAAGTGACCTTTAGATTTTTAGAGGAAGAGGAAATTTGGCATTATATCAAGAAATACCAGCCATTTGATAAAGCAGGGGCGTATGGAATTCAGGAATGGATTGGCTTTATAGGAGTTAGTGCTATTGAGGGTTCTTATTTCACGGTGATGGGTTTTCCTCAGCATTTGGTTTATCAGCAATTAAAAAAATGGTAA
- a CDS encoding AAA family ATPase: MYYLQQIHIPVEKETFFPFSVPAFAKQDRLILEQPISVFVGENGSGKSTLLKALALKINLPAIGSLDLETDETLDGFRSFSNSIRLIWNKNRNYRGFFFRAEDYFGFVKRLKNIDVELKNDIVDFEKNLSGYGRKIAVGAVNGQKEALTRKYGDLTQVSHGEGFLKVLQSRIQTEGIYLIDEPEAALSPQRQLALFSMIKSMAANQGCQFIIATHSPILMSLPQAQVFQFDESGINPINVEETEHFTIMKNFLNNPDSFLRFL; encoded by the coding sequence TTGTATTACCTTCAGCAAATCCATATTCCAGTAGAAAAGGAAACCTTTTTTCCCTTTTCAGTTCCTGCCTTTGCAAAGCAGGATAGACTTATCTTGGAGCAACCGATCTCGGTTTTCGTGGGTGAAAATGGCTCTGGAAAATCGACTTTATTAAAGGCTCTTGCCCTCAAAATCAATCTGCCGGCCATCGGAAGTTTAGATTTGGAGACCGATGAGACTTTGGATGGATTTCGTTCATTTTCTAATTCCATTCGACTGATTTGGAATAAAAACCGAAACTATCGGGGATTCTTTTTCAGGGCAGAAGACTATTTTGGATTTGTAAAGCGATTGAAAAACATTGACGTGGAATTAAAAAATGACATCGTCGATTTCGAAAAAAACTTGAGTGGGTATGGTCGGAAAATCGCTGTAGGTGCTGTCAATGGGCAAAAGGAAGCCTTAACCCGAAAATACGGTGATTTAACACAAGTCTCTCATGGTGAAGGCTTTTTGAAAGTCTTGCAATCCAGAATTCAGACTGAAGGAATTTATCTTATCGATGAACCTGAAGCAGCGCTTTCGCCCCAACGCCAATTAGCACTCTTCTCCATGATCAAATCAATGGCTGCAAACCAAGGTTGTCAATTTATCATTGCAACGCATTCTCCGATTTTAATGAGTTTACCCCAAGCTCAAGTTTTTCAATTTGATGAGAGTGGAATTAATCCGATTAATGTGGAAGAAACGGAGCATTTCACCATCATGAAAAACTTTTTAAACAATCCCGATAGCTTTCTAAGGTTTCTTTGA
- a CDS encoding CAP domain-containing protein, translating into MSKLIYWSFCILSVGFLGGSTLKSPDYIFQERDQFLSNPRLYQAINFKSVDYALLTAAIFHLTNDFRQKSGLPAFSYSKEAGQAAFGHAEDMVKHSFYGHVSPIRFRRTLRDRLNRSGINPPYIGENICSTFGIQYEEGKKVKKPIQAGEFRYLTAKQELIPPHSYFSLAQSMVNLWINSPGHRQNLLNPAFTHMGCGAYVYFDRNFYQMPYFMGVQNFIGRDSKKP; encoded by the coding sequence ATGTCGAAGCTTATTTATTGGTCGTTTTGCATACTTTCCGTAGGGTTTTTAGGTGGAAGTACTTTAAAATCTCCCGATTATATCTTTCAGGAACGGGATCAGTTTCTTTCAAATCCACGGCTTTATCAAGCGATTAATTTCAAATCTGTGGATTATGCGTTGCTAACTGCCGCCATTTTTCATTTAACCAATGATTTCCGCCAAAAGTCGGGTTTGCCCGCATTTTCCTATTCGAAAGAAGCTGGTCAAGCTGCCTTTGGCCATGCGGAGGATATGGTGAAACATTCGTTTTATGGTCATGTCAGTCCCATTCGATTTCGTCGAACACTTCGGGATCGACTAAATCGATCAGGGATCAATCCTCCTTATATCGGAGAAAATATTTGTAGCACCTTTGGGATACAATATGAGGAAGGCAAAAAAGTTAAAAAGCCAATTCAAGCCGGGGAATTCAGGTATTTAACCGCCAAGCAAGAGCTCATTCCTCCCCACTCCTATTTTTCGTTGGCTCAATCCATGGTCAACCTTTGGATTAATTCTCCCGGGCATCGACAAAACTTATTAAATCCTGCTTTTACCCATATGGGTTGTGGGGCCTATGTTTATTTTGACCGAAATTTTTACCAAATGCCCTATTTTATGGGTGTTCAGAATTTTATCGGAAGAGATTCAAAGAAACCTTAG
- a CDS encoding mechanosensitive ion channel family protein, with protein MQSLMDQLELWIEEILVKSGIPEPSVIYFRLGILLFATILVSLLIFWITKKIIQNYIYRLVKKSPITWDDFLAEHQVLNNVSHLIPALFFKQVVSEIFQDFESLIPMVIKLTDSYLILVGLSIVKSFLKVGEFALSKQDTFKDKPLSSYFQLIRIILYITAAILILSLLMGKSPIYFLSAFGAMTAVLLLVFKDTILGLVASVQMSSNDMVRVGDWVEMPKFNADGNVIAINLHTVKIQNFDRTITTIPTYYFITDSFKNWRGMVESGGRRIKRAIYVNAHSVKFIDQNQREHLQGIQLISNYLTKRQKEIEAYNQSHQIDTSILINGRRMTNLGVFRKYIESYLHHHPRIRKNMTILVRQLTIEDRGIPIELYCFTNTTEWLEYEEIQADIFDHLLAAATFFELDLFQQPSGKDISQAIHQASGIIQSSAPKQMN; from the coding sequence ATGCAATCACTCATGGACCAACTCGAACTTTGGATCGAAGAAATCCTTGTCAAATCTGGAATTCCTGAACCAAGTGTAATTTACTTCCGTTTGGGAATTCTTCTTTTCGCAACCATTCTAGTCAGTTTGTTGATTTTTTGGATCACCAAAAAAATCATTCAGAATTACATCTATCGCCTTGTTAAAAAATCCCCAATCACTTGGGATGATTTTTTGGCCGAGCATCAGGTACTCAATAACGTCTCGCATTTAATTCCTGCCTTGTTTTTTAAGCAGGTGGTCAGTGAGATTTTTCAGGACTTTGAGTCATTGATTCCAATGGTGATCAAGCTGACCGACTCTTATTTGATTTTGGTGGGTCTGTCTATTGTCAAGTCTTTCCTGAAGGTTGGTGAATTCGCTTTGTCCAAACAGGATACGTTCAAGGATAAACCGCTTTCCTCCTACTTCCAGCTGATTCGGATTATCCTGTATATCACTGCTGCGATTTTAATTCTTTCCCTTTTGATGGGGAAATCTCCCATTTACTTTTTAAGTGCTTTTGGAGCGATGACGGCAGTCCTGTTGTTGGTCTTCAAGGATACGATTCTAGGATTGGTTGCCAGTGTCCAAATGTCCTCCAATGATATGGTTCGTGTTGGGGACTGGGTAGAAATGCCCAAGTTTAATGCCGATGGAAATGTCATTGCGATCAATTTGCATACGGTGAAAATTCAAAACTTTGACCGAACGATTACCACAATTCCAACCTACTACTTCATCACAGATAGTTTTAAAAACTGGCGAGGAATGGTCGAAAGCGGTGGAAGAAGGATTAAGCGAGCTATTTATGTGAATGCTCATTCTGTGAAATTTATTGACCAAAATCAACGTGAGCATTTGCAGGGCATTCAGCTTATTTCTAACTACTTAACCAAACGCCAAAAGGAAATCGAAGCATACAATCAATCCCATCAAATCGATACCTCGATATTGATCAATGGAAGGAGGATGACCAACCTTGGCGTATTTCGAAAGTACATTGAAAGCTATCTTCATCACCATCCTCGAATTCGAAAAAACATGACCATCCTGGTTCGTCAATTGACTATCGAGGATCGAGGAATTCCGATTGAGCTCTATTGCTTTACCAACACTACGGAGTGGCTGGAATACGAAGAAATACAAGCTGATATTTTTGACCATTTGCTGGCTGCTGCGACCTTTTTTGAGCTCGATCTATTCCAACAGCCTAGCGGAAAAGACATTTCTCAGGCAATTCACCAAGCATCTGGAATAATTCAATCCAGCGCTCCTAAACAAATGAATTAA
- a CDS encoding acyl carrier protein — translation MNQPFSKLKKAVEVFHSYGISVSGAHKNAHFVKQLNMDPVFINGLIFELEYNLQVYLQDENLGRACTPKEVIQLFFSIPQDN, via the coding sequence ATGAACCAACCATTTTCTAAACTTAAAAAGGCTGTTGAGGTCTTCCATTCTTATGGAATCTCTGTTTCAGGCGCGCACAAAAATGCTCATTTTGTCAAGCAATTGAACATGGATCCAGTATTCATCAATGGACTGATCTTCGAATTGGAGTATAACCTTCAGGTTTACCTTCAGGATGAAAACTTGGGCCGAGCATGTACGCCTAAGGAAGTTATTCAGCTTTTTTTCTCAATACCACAAGACAACTGA
- a CDS encoding efflux RND transporter permease subunit — MKISDFAVKNYQFTLVIFLMTVAVGLTTFLNMPRSEDPVIDSPQFPVVVIYPGASPEDMEELVVDPLEEAIYALESIKQIKTEIKDGVAVMKVDYNYNEDVDEKYQELVREVNSVRPELPADIFSIKINRVRPSDVNVLQIALISENASRESLKKSGELLQDELEKITQLKKVDLFGLPDQLVRIDLQLEKIAEMNIPLNAILGSIQGELSNIPGGQVEAGSKSFNVKTSGNYSSLEEIAETIIYSFQGKTVKLKDVASVYEDFEESKHLTRLNGYRSVFVTAALKEGNNISKVQETYLAAIEKVEKQLPDNIELVVAFDQANYVNRRLSGLGVDFLIAIALVFITLLPLGNRASIIVMISIPLSLAIGLVLLNALGYGLNQLSIVGLVVALGLLVDDSIVVVENIERWIREGYTKKEAALKATQQISLSVVGCTVTLIIAFLPLVFLPEGSGDFVRSLPMAVIMSVLASMLVSLTIIPFLSTWMLKDKGPDHTNKVYDLFQKGIQMSYAPLLEKALSKPVVTLLIAGTVFLGSLSLFPVIGFSLFPPSEKPQFLVNITTSLQSNLNTTDEVTRKVEAELSTIPELLNFATNVGKGNPRIYYNEIPENERTDYGQIFVQLKPETSPPRKLQIIEELKSKFSQFVGAKVEVKNFEQGPPVTAPVEVRLSGENLDTLRNLAQKVETMLKQTNGTIYVNNPVANLKTDIKVAINKEKARQLGINTSDIDRTVRLALAGLELGSFTDQNDVERSILITSPRPDRATLTSFENLYVNNFQGVGIPLAQVASLTFESSMLSFDHFNKERSVSVSSFVNQGVLADRVIEEVIANMNQMELPEGYSYTMGGEYETRQESFAGFNTVIIVTVFLFIAVLILLFKTFKSTIIVLSVIPLGMVGALIALWMTGNSLSFVAIIGLIALAGIEVKTSILLVDFTNQLRQEGKPLDLAIREAGEIRFLPIVLTTITAIGGLIPIALSTNPLISPLAVVLIGGLISSTLLSRIVTPVMYKLLPPKI, encoded by the coding sequence ATGAAGATCTCAGATTTTGCCGTAAAGAACTATCAATTTACGCTTGTCATCTTTTTGATGACAGTTGCGGTGGGGTTGACCACCTTTTTGAATATGCCTCGAAGTGAGGATCCTGTGATTGATTCTCCGCAGTTTCCTGTGGTTGTGATTTATCCCGGTGCTAGTCCGGAAGATATGGAAGAGCTGGTGGTGGATCCTTTAGAAGAAGCCATCTATGCCCTTGAAAGTATTAAGCAGATCAAAACCGAAATCAAAGACGGTGTAGCCGTGATGAAGGTGGATTACAACTACAATGAAGATGTAGATGAGAAGTACCAAGAGTTAGTCAGAGAGGTTAATTCCGTCCGACCGGAGCTCCCTGCGGATATTTTCTCTATTAAGATCAATAGAGTTCGTCCATCTGATGTCAATGTACTTCAGATTGCATTGATCAGTGAAAATGCTTCCAGAGAAAGCCTCAAAAAATCGGGAGAATTACTTCAAGACGAACTTGAAAAAATCACTCAATTGAAAAAGGTTGACTTGTTTGGTTTACCAGATCAACTCGTTCGTATAGACCTGCAACTTGAAAAAATTGCAGAAATGAATATTCCCCTCAATGCGATTTTGGGAAGTATTCAAGGTGAATTGAGCAATATTCCAGGCGGACAGGTAGAAGCTGGAAGTAAATCTTTCAATGTCAAAACCAGTGGCAATTATTCCTCATTAGAAGAAATTGCGGAAACTATCATTTACAGCTTTCAAGGAAAAACAGTTAAGCTTAAAGACGTTGCTTCGGTTTATGAAGATTTTGAAGAGTCCAAGCACTTGACAAGATTGAATGGATACCGTTCTGTATTTGTCACTGCTGCGTTGAAAGAAGGAAACAATATTTCGAAAGTGCAGGAAACCTATCTGGCTGCAATTGAAAAGGTAGAAAAACAGTTGCCTGATAATATTGAACTAGTTGTCGCCTTTGATCAAGCCAACTATGTAAATCGACGATTGAGTGGTTTGGGAGTAGATTTTCTGATAGCCATTGCTTTGGTTTTTATCACCTTGCTCCCACTTGGAAATAGGGCTTCGATCATTGTCATGATTTCCATCCCGCTTTCCTTAGCGATTGGTTTAGTCTTGCTCAATGCACTGGGTTACGGACTTAATCAATTGAGTATTGTGGGTTTGGTAGTGGCCTTGGGACTTTTGGTGGATGACAGTATCGTAGTAGTTGAAAATATCGAGCGCTGGATTCGCGAAGGCTACACCAAAAAAGAAGCTGCACTGAAGGCAACCCAGCAAATTTCGCTTTCAGTAGTAGGTTGCACCGTGACCTTGATTATTGCCTTTTTGCCATTAGTTTTTCTACCTGAAGGTTCAGGTGATTTTGTTAGAAGCTTACCGATGGCGGTAATTATGAGCGTATTGGCTTCCATGTTGGTTTCCCTGACGATCATCCCTTTCCTTTCTACTTGGATGCTTAAAGACAAAGGTCCTGACCATACCAATAAGGTATATGACTTGTTTCAAAAAGGGATTCAAATGAGCTATGCCCCACTTTTGGAGAAGGCACTCAGCAAGCCCGTAGTTACATTATTGATTGCAGGAACGGTATTTCTTGGATCACTGAGTTTGTTTCCGGTGATTGGTTTCAGCCTATTTCCCCCATCAGAAAAACCTCAGTTTTTAGTCAATATCACAACTTCCTTACAGTCCAATCTCAATACAACGGATGAAGTCACTCGAAAAGTAGAAGCAGAATTATCGACTATTCCAGAGTTATTGAATTTCGCGACTAACGTGGGAAAAGGTAATCCAAGAATTTATTATAACGAGATACCTGAAAATGAACGGACGGATTATGGGCAGATCTTTGTCCAACTTAAGCCAGAGACTTCTCCTCCTCGTAAGTTGCAAATCATTGAAGAGCTCAAATCCAAGTTTTCACAATTTGTTGGTGCCAAGGTGGAAGTGAAAAACTTTGAGCAAGGCCCTCCGGTAACGGCTCCCGTTGAGGTAAGACTATCAGGGGAAAATCTGGATACGTTGAGAAATCTAGCCCAAAAGGTTGAAACCATGTTGAAGCAAACCAATGGTACTATTTACGTCAATAATCCAGTGGCGAACCTAAAGACCGATATCAAAGTCGCTATCAATAAGGAAAAAGCTCGTCAACTCGGGATCAATACCTCAGATATTGATCGGACAGTACGGCTTGCATTAGCTGGACTTGAACTTGGGTCATTTACAGATCAAAATGATGTGGAACGAAGCATCTTAATCACTTCCCCTCGTCCTGATCGAGCTACATTAACATCTTTTGAGAATTTATATGTCAACAACTTTCAAGGAGTAGGAATACCACTTGCTCAGGTGGCGAGTTTGACTTTTGAAAGTAGTATGTTGTCCTTTGATCATTTCAATAAAGAGCGCTCCGTTTCTGTTTCATCCTTTGTGAATCAGGGAGTTCTTGCAGACCGAGTGATTGAAGAAGTGATTGCCAACATGAATCAAATGGAATTGCCAGAAGGCTATTCTTATACGATGGGAGGAGAATATGAGACCAGACAAGAGTCTTTTGCAGGCTTTAATACCGTAATTATTGTCACCGTCTTCCTCTTTATCGCTGTTTTAATTTTGCTTTTCAAAACCTTTAAAAGCACAATTATCGTATTGTCGGTCATTCCACTGGGCATGGTAGGAGCGCTGATCGCACTTTGGATGACTGGGAACTCTTTGTCCTTTGTAGCGATTATTGGCTTGATTGCGTTAGCTGGAATCGAGGTAAAAACATCCATCCTGTTGGTTGATTTTACCAATCAACTGAGACAAGAAGGAAAACCTTTGGACCTTGCCATACGTGAAGCAGGAGAAATTCGGTTTTTGCCGATCGTATTGACGACCATTACCGCAATTGGAGGATTGATTCCAATCGCACTTAGTACCAACCCTTTGATCTCGCCTTTGGCCGTAGTGCTTATTGGCGGATTGATAAGTTCGACTTTGCTTTCAAGAATTGTCACTCCGGTGATGTATAAACTACTACCTCCCAAAATTTGA
- a CDS encoding efflux RND transporter periplasmic adaptor subunit, which produces MNHFSKAILLLVTGLSVACGQTETETETSLPQKGTAIPVEVISLQQSSFSSEITASGTFTTKDETLLSFKIGGVISKILVNEGDEIKAGQLLATLDLTEIQAGLAQAKLSFEKALRDQQRVERLFKDSVATLEQLENAKTGLDIAAQQVKAAEFNLNYSQIRASKSGFVLRKFANPGQLIASGSPVLQVNGAKNDSWVLQVSVTDQQWNLLAVGDPAILYPATSETGVNGSIIRKSQAADPQTGTYWIEVKPSEDKNLNLASGMFGKVVLTPKVQKEGWQIPYQALLDAQGDTGYVFVSSERKIAKKIQVKLGSISDQSVQVLSGLEGYNQLIVTGSAYLTDGSTIEIKNK; this is translated from the coding sequence ATGAACCATTTTTCAAAAGCAATCTTACTACTAGTCACAGGTCTAAGTGTCGCTTGTGGCCAAACTGAAACCGAAACTGAAACATCCCTTCCCCAGAAGGGGACTGCTATTCCTGTTGAGGTTATTTCACTCCAACAAAGTTCCTTTTCCTCCGAAATCACAGCGAGCGGTACGTTTACAACTAAGGATGAAACCTTACTTTCCTTTAAGATTGGAGGGGTTATTTCCAAAATTCTGGTGAATGAAGGAGATGAAATAAAGGCAGGTCAGCTTTTGGCTACTTTGGATCTGACCGAAATTCAAGCTGGACTTGCTCAAGCTAAACTTTCCTTTGAAAAGGCATTACGCGATCAGCAACGCGTAGAGCGATTGTTCAAAGATAGTGTCGCTACCTTGGAGCAATTGGAAAATGCAAAAACTGGATTGGACATCGCTGCACAACAAGTAAAGGCAGCAGAGTTTAACCTAAACTACTCTCAAATCCGAGCTTCCAAAAGTGGATTTGTGCTACGGAAATTTGCGAATCCTGGTCAATTAATCGCTTCAGGTTCACCTGTTTTACAGGTAAATGGAGCCAAAAATGACAGTTGGGTTCTCCAAGTTTCAGTTACCGATCAGCAATGGAATCTGTTGGCTGTCGGTGATCCTGCTATCCTCTACCCTGCTACTAGTGAAACTGGAGTGAATGGTTCCATTATTCGAAAAAGTCAAGCCGCAGACCCTCAAACAGGAACGTATTGGATTGAAGTCAAGCCTTCTGAGGATAAGAATTTAAATCTTGCATCGGGCATGTTTGGTAAAGTGGTACTCACTCCAAAGGTTCAAAAGGAAGGGTGGCAAATCCCCTATCAAGCCCTTTTGGATGCACAGGGTGATACAGGATATGTATTTGTAAGTTCTGAGCGAAAAATAGCCAAAAAAATCCAGGTCAAATTGGGAAGCATTTCAGATCAATCTGTTCAAGTACTTTCTGGACTGGAGGGCTATAATCAGCTCATTGTAACTGGAAGTGCCTATTTGACGGATGGTTCAACAATCGAAATCAAGAACAAATGA
- a CDS encoding TolC family protein — MKNFLLILLGYFVLHPSTSYSQSVLDGYIEEGIKNNLVLKEKYLDLEKSLLDLKDAKSYFLPSLDFSTNYTLASGGRTIDIPIGNLLNPVYTTLNQLTGSNAFPQLENVSEQFLPDNFYDARFRVSMPLYNPDLIAQKQIRANQRLLSEYELSIYQANLIQDIKIAYFNYCMASTAVDVIESSKSLVEQNLKVNQSLQANGKALPASVLRAESEVETIEAMLIEAKNQQKNAANYFNFLLNRPMTTEIVKEDLDQSTLKLISEMEEVAIQGKPESLRVQTATLIQQTALKANQNFWIPKVNTFADLGSQAFDWRFNNQSRYLIWGLNLSVPIFQGNRNRTQIQRAQLGIQTLQNQQQLLDQKLELDLQLAKNEIITQKAALESATKKLSSATAYFRLVERGYREGVNSLIEFIDARNQLTTASLQKNLSTYKLLKANAQLERQLHTETPKP; from the coding sequence ATGAAAAACTTCTTGCTTATTCTGTTGGGATATTTTGTTCTTCATCCTTCGACTAGTTATTCCCAGTCCGTTTTGGATGGCTATATCGAGGAAGGAATCAAAAACAATCTTGTATTAAAAGAGAAATACCTTGATTTAGAAAAGAGTCTTTTGGATTTGAAAGATGCCAAAAGTTACTTCCTCCCCTCTTTGGATTTCAGTACGAATTATACCTTGGCAAGTGGGGGTCGGACGATTGATATTCCTATAGGTAATCTTCTAAATCCTGTTTATACTACACTTAACCAGTTGACAGGTTCCAATGCCTTTCCTCAATTGGAAAATGTCTCCGAGCAGTTTTTACCGGATAACTTTTATGATGCTCGATTTCGGGTTTCTATGCCTTTGTATAATCCTGACTTGATCGCTCAAAAGCAAATCCGGGCAAACCAGCGCTTACTTTCTGAATATGAACTTTCCATCTATCAGGCAAACCTTATTCAGGATATCAAAATTGCCTACTTCAATTATTGTATGGCAAGTACTGCAGTAGATGTAATTGAAAGTAGCAAAAGCCTAGTAGAGCAAAATCTAAAAGTAAATCAATCACTGCAAGCTAACGGAAAGGCACTTCCTGCTTCGGTCTTGCGTGCAGAAAGTGAGGTAGAAACCATCGAGGCTATGCTTATCGAAGCAAAAAACCAGCAGAAGAATGCAGCCAATTATTTCAATTTTCTACTCAACCGTCCCATGACAACCGAGATCGTCAAAGAAGATCTTGACCAATCCACATTGAAGTTAATTAGCGAGATGGAAGAGGTGGCAATTCAAGGTAAACCAGAAAGTCTCCGAGTACAAACTGCCACCCTGATTCAGCAAACTGCCTTAAAAGCCAACCAAAACTTTTGGATTCCCAAGGTCAACACCTTTGCAGATCTCGGTTCACAGGCTTTTGACTGGAGATTCAACAATCAATCTAGATACTTGATTTGGGGATTAAATCTTAGCGTTCCCATTTTCCAAGGAAATCGAAACAGGACTCAAATTCAACGAGCTCAACTGGGAATTCAAACTTTACAAAACCAGCAACAACTTCTCGATCAAAAATTGGAATTGGATTTACAGTTAGCTAAAAATGAAATAATCACCCAAAAAGCCGCTTTAGAATCCGCTACCAAAAAGCTTTCCTCTGCCACTGCTTATTTCCGCCTTGTGGAGCGAGGATACCGGGAAGGGGTAAATTCCCTGATCGAGTTTATCGATGCACGAAATCAATTGACAACAGCATCGCTTCAAAAAAATCTAAGCACTTACAAACTGCTTAAAGCAAACGCACAACTAGAAAGACAACTCCACACTGAAACTCCTAAGCCATGA